A genomic region of Papaver somniferum cultivar HN1 chromosome 7, ASM357369v1, whole genome shotgun sequence contains the following coding sequences:
- the LOC113300386 gene encoding uncharacterized protein LOC113300386 isoform X1: MGNKEKILEYRQRLDKTLASHDLSNEEAIKCRLKNELLHSSPSENQDYVEHIVDKSGKQVLNSLDMLRSVEDGDWKMKQDTDEYRVMYREGPQGTPLHSLLVEGFVDGPMDVCVCLGWEVGLFHKWWPQFNFPTFKIIESKCVQKVRIGEQIDLVRMKCAWPLSAREVVVHCFEVEFLEDDLLIFVLNSVTDTESVDRSTHGFTNDGIPKAKDVVRAELVGGFALQKVTSNRSYFRIIVTMDMKLDFVPPSLINFLSRQIIGSGFELYKKAVASVAKGDEDFGKALKDTLYVRIREGLNQEKGLKINSEPKVLVVEKSADKCDGKSETESLPADATVTAKSSLGDNLVIRCKQEATSVSGQTSQHEIEDEEIEQRKKSEEAGHGNEPTDQSSSRLTGERISKEKKVFISPEVEHALGILDNVISMVRGSGIINQTWSGLGSSNQKLVNSRTTPQDHSGGVICVKALNTDKRDANLSKDYCEVAIEVDGSNINGGEKSRQRKHRLCCFRSATDH, encoded by the exons ATGGGCAACAAAGAGAAAATCTTGGAGTACAGACAAAGGCTTGATAAGACACTAGCATCTCATGATCTTTCAAATGAGGAAGCTATTAAGTGCCGTCTCAAGAATGAACTCCTACATTCATCGCCATCTGAGAATCAGG ACTATGTTGAACATATTGTGGACAAAAGTGGGAAACAAGTCTTGAATAGTCTTGACATGTTGAGGAGTGTGGAAGATGGCGACTGGAAG ATGAAACAAGATACTGATGAGTATCGTGTAATGTATCGAGAAGGACCTCAAGGGACTCCATTGCATTCACTACTTGTTGAAGGATTTGTTGATGGGCCTATGGATGTTT GTGTATGTCTTGGGTGGGAAGTAGGCCTATTTCATAAATG GTGGCCTCAGTTCAACTTTCCTACTTTCAAAATCATAGAATCTAAATGTGTCCAAAAGGTTCGAATAGGCGAACAGATTGATTTGGTCAG AATGAAGTGTGCCTGGCCTTTATCAGCTAGAGAGGTTGTTGTGCACTGTTTTGAAGTCGAATTTTTAGAAGATGATCTTCTCATTTTTGTTCTGAATTCG GTGACTGATACAGAGAGTGTTGATAGAAGTACACATGGGTTCACCAATGATGGGATACCTAAAGCAAAGGACGTCGTGCGCGCAGAGCTGGTAGGAGGCTTTGCCTTGCAAAAGGTTACCTCTAACAGAAGTTACTTTCG GATAATAGTGACAATGGATATGAAGCTGGATTTTGTTCCCCCGTCACTTATTAATTTTTTGTCAAGGCAGATCATAGGCAGTGGTTTTGAGCTCTATAAAAAG GCCGTTGCATCCGTGGCTAAAGGTGATGAGGATTTCGGCAAGGCCTTAAAGGACACATTGTATGTTCGAATACGTGAAGGTTTGAATCAGGAGAAAGGATTGAAGATAAATTCTGAACCAAAAGTACTAGTGGTTGAGAAATCTGCAGACAAGTGCGATGGAAAATCTGAAACTGAAAGTTTACCAGCTGATGCAACAGTTACAGCCAAGTCTTCTCTTGGTGATAATCTGGTCATTCGATGTAAGCAGGAAGCTACCTCCGTTTCAGGTCAGACATCTCAACATGAGATTGAGGACGAGGAGATTGAACAGCGTAAAAAATCTGAAGAGGCAGGACATGGGAATGAACCTACTGACCAATCTTCATCTCGTTTAACAGGGGAACGGATTAGCAAAGAGAAGAAGGTGTTTATCAGTCCAGAGGTTGAACATGCTCTTGGCATATTGGACAATGTCATTTCAATGGTCAGGGGAAGTGGAATTATCAACCAGACTTGGTCTGGATTAGGCTCTTCCAATCAAAAGCTAGTAAATTCTCGAACGACACCTCAAGATCATTCTGGCGGTGTAATTTGTGTTAAAGCCCTCAATACAGATAAAAGGGATGCCAATTTGAGCAAAGACTATTGTGAAGTTGCTATCGAAGTCGATGGTAGTAACATTAATGGTGGTGAAAAATCCAGGCAAAGAAAGCACAGGTTGTGCTGCTTCCGCTCTGCTACAGATCACTAG
- the LOC113300386 gene encoding uncharacterized protein LOC113300386 isoform X2: MGNKEKILEYRQRLDKTLASHDLSNEEAIKCRLKNELLHSSPSENQDYVEHIVDKSGKQVLNSLDMLRSVEDGDWKMKQDTDEYRVMYREGPQGTPLHSLLVEGFVDGPMDVCVCLGWEVGLFHKWWPQFNFPTFKIIESKCVQKVRIGEQIDLVRMKCAWPLSAREVVVHCFEVEFLEDDLLIFVLNSVTDTESVDRSTHGFTNDGIPKAKDVVRAELVGGFALQKVTSNRSYFRIIVTMDMKLDFVPPSLINFLSRQIIGSGFELYKKAVASVAKGDEDFGKALKDTLYVRIREGLNQEKGLKINSEPKVLVVEKSADKCDGKSETESLPADATVTAKSSLGDNLVIRCKQEATSVSGERISKEKKVFISPEVEHALGILDNVISMVRGSGIINQTWSGLGSSNQKLVNSRTTPQDHSGGVICVKALNTDKRDANLSKDYCEVAIEVDGSNINGGEKSRQRKHRLCCFRSATDH; encoded by the exons ATGGGCAACAAAGAGAAAATCTTGGAGTACAGACAAAGGCTTGATAAGACACTAGCATCTCATGATCTTTCAAATGAGGAAGCTATTAAGTGCCGTCTCAAGAATGAACTCCTACATTCATCGCCATCTGAGAATCAGG ACTATGTTGAACATATTGTGGACAAAAGTGGGAAACAAGTCTTGAATAGTCTTGACATGTTGAGGAGTGTGGAAGATGGCGACTGGAAG ATGAAACAAGATACTGATGAGTATCGTGTAATGTATCGAGAAGGACCTCAAGGGACTCCATTGCATTCACTACTTGTTGAAGGATTTGTTGATGGGCCTATGGATGTTT GTGTATGTCTTGGGTGGGAAGTAGGCCTATTTCATAAATG GTGGCCTCAGTTCAACTTTCCTACTTTCAAAATCATAGAATCTAAATGTGTCCAAAAGGTTCGAATAGGCGAACAGATTGATTTGGTCAG AATGAAGTGTGCCTGGCCTTTATCAGCTAGAGAGGTTGTTGTGCACTGTTTTGAAGTCGAATTTTTAGAAGATGATCTTCTCATTTTTGTTCTGAATTCG GTGACTGATACAGAGAGTGTTGATAGAAGTACACATGGGTTCACCAATGATGGGATACCTAAAGCAAAGGACGTCGTGCGCGCAGAGCTGGTAGGAGGCTTTGCCTTGCAAAAGGTTACCTCTAACAGAAGTTACTTTCG GATAATAGTGACAATGGATATGAAGCTGGATTTTGTTCCCCCGTCACTTATTAATTTTTTGTCAAGGCAGATCATAGGCAGTGGTTTTGAGCTCTATAAAAAG GCCGTTGCATCCGTGGCTAAAGGTGATGAGGATTTCGGCAAGGCCTTAAAGGACACATTGTATGTTCGAATACGTGAAGGTTTGAATCAGGAGAAAGGATTGAAGATAAATTCTGAACCAAAAGTACTAGTGGTTGAGAAATCTGCAGACAAGTGCGATGGAAAATCTGAAACTGAAAGTTTACCAGCTGATGCAACAGTTACAGCCAAGTCTTCTCTTGGTGATAATCTGGTCATTCGATGTAAGCAGGAAGCTACCTCCGTTTCAG GGGAACGGATTAGCAAAGAGAAGAAGGTGTTTATCAGTCCAGAGGTTGAACATGCTCTTGGCATATTGGACAATGTCATTTCAATGGTCAGGGGAAGTGGAATTATCAACCAGACTTGGTCTGGATTAGGCTCTTCCAATCAAAAGCTAGTAAATTCTCGAACGACACCTCAAGATCATTCTGGCGGTGTAATTTGTGTTAAAGCCCTCAATACAGATAAAAGGGATGCCAATTTGAGCAAAGACTATTGTGAAGTTGCTATCGAAGTCGATGGTAGTAACATTAATGGTGGTGAAAAATCCAGGCAAAGAAAGCACAGGTTGTGCTGCTTCCGCTCTGCTACAGATCACTAG
- the LOC113300386 gene encoding uncharacterized protein LOC113300386 isoform X3: protein MFYPRLGDLSRTSIQMKQDTDEYRVMYREGPQGTPLHSLLVEGFVDGPMDVCVCLGWEVGLFHKWWPQFNFPTFKIIESKCVQKVRIGEQIDLVRMKCAWPLSAREVVVHCFEVEFLEDDLLIFVLNSVTDTESVDRSTHGFTNDGIPKAKDVVRAELVGGFALQKVTSNRSYFRIIVTMDMKLDFVPPSLINFLSRQIIGSGFELYKKAVASVAKGDEDFGKALKDTLYVRIREGLNQEKGLKINSEPKVLVVEKSADKCDGKSETESLPADATVTAKSSLGDNLVIRCKQEATSVSGQTSQHEIEDEEIEQRKKSEEAGHGNEPTDQSSSRLTGERISKEKKVFISPEVEHALGILDNVISMVRGSGIINQTWSGLGSSNQKLVNSRTTPQDHSGGVICVKALNTDKRDANLSKDYCEVAIEVDGSNINGGEKSRQRKHRLCCFRSATDH from the exons ATGTTCTATCCCCGTCTGGGGGATCTCTCTAGAACCTCAATTCAG ATGAAACAAGATACTGATGAGTATCGTGTAATGTATCGAGAAGGACCTCAAGGGACTCCATTGCATTCACTACTTGTTGAAGGATTTGTTGATGGGCCTATGGATGTTT GTGTATGTCTTGGGTGGGAAGTAGGCCTATTTCATAAATG GTGGCCTCAGTTCAACTTTCCTACTTTCAAAATCATAGAATCTAAATGTGTCCAAAAGGTTCGAATAGGCGAACAGATTGATTTGGTCAG AATGAAGTGTGCCTGGCCTTTATCAGCTAGAGAGGTTGTTGTGCACTGTTTTGAAGTCGAATTTTTAGAAGATGATCTTCTCATTTTTGTTCTGAATTCG GTGACTGATACAGAGAGTGTTGATAGAAGTACACATGGGTTCACCAATGATGGGATACCTAAAGCAAAGGACGTCGTGCGCGCAGAGCTGGTAGGAGGCTTTGCCTTGCAAAAGGTTACCTCTAACAGAAGTTACTTTCG GATAATAGTGACAATGGATATGAAGCTGGATTTTGTTCCCCCGTCACTTATTAATTTTTTGTCAAGGCAGATCATAGGCAGTGGTTTTGAGCTCTATAAAAAG GCCGTTGCATCCGTGGCTAAAGGTGATGAGGATTTCGGCAAGGCCTTAAAGGACACATTGTATGTTCGAATACGTGAAGGTTTGAATCAGGAGAAAGGATTGAAGATAAATTCTGAACCAAAAGTACTAGTGGTTGAGAAATCTGCAGACAAGTGCGATGGAAAATCTGAAACTGAAAGTTTACCAGCTGATGCAACAGTTACAGCCAAGTCTTCTCTTGGTGATAATCTGGTCATTCGATGTAAGCAGGAAGCTACCTCCGTTTCAGGTCAGACATCTCAACATGAGATTGAGGACGAGGAGATTGAACAGCGTAAAAAATCTGAAGAGGCAGGACATGGGAATGAACCTACTGACCAATCTTCATCTCGTTTAACAGGGGAACGGATTAGCAAAGAGAAGAAGGTGTTTATCAGTCCAGAGGTTGAACATGCTCTTGGCATATTGGACAATGTCATTTCAATGGTCAGGGGAAGTGGAATTATCAACCAGACTTGGTCTGGATTAGGCTCTTCCAATCAAAAGCTAGTAAATTCTCGAACGACACCTCAAGATCATTCTGGCGGTGTAATTTGTGTTAAAGCCCTCAATACAGATAAAAGGGATGCCAATTTGAGCAAAGACTATTGTGAAGTTGCTATCGAAGTCGATGGTAGTAACATTAATGGTGGTGAAAAATCCAGGCAAAGAAAGCACAGGTTGTGCTGCTTCCGCTCTGCTACAGATCACTAG